A section of the Jaculus jaculus isolate mJacJac1 chromosome 6, mJacJac1.mat.Y.cur, whole genome shotgun sequence genome encodes:
- the Mettl7b gene encoding methyltransferase-like protein 7B, which produces MDILLRLLQLLMLLLTLPLHLLALLGCWQPFCKTYFPYFMAMLTAKTNRKMESKKRELFGQIKGLMGTSGKVALLELGCGTGANFQFYPPGCKITCLDPNPNFEKFLTKSMAENRHLQYERFVVACGEDMKQVADSSMDVVVCTLVLCSVKSPKRVLQEVQRVLKPGGVLFFWEHVAEPRGSWAFLWQQVVEPTWKHIGDGCSLTRETWKDLEKAGFSEIQMERQPPPFKWLPVGPHIMGKAVK; this is translated from the exons ATGGACATCCTGCTCCGACTCCTGCAGCTGCTGATGCTGCTTCTAACCCTCCCTCTGCACTTGCTGGCTCTGCTGGGATGCTGGCAGCCCTTTTGCAAAACGTACTTCCCCTACTTTATGGCCATGCTGACCGCCAAGACCAACAGAAAGATGGAAAGCAAGAAACGGGAACTCTTTGGTCAGATAAAGGGGCTGATGGGAACCTCCGGGAAGGTGGCTCTGCTGGAACTGGGCTGTGGTACTGGTGCCAATTTCCAGTTCTACCCACCTGGCTGCAAGATCACCTGTCTGGATCCAAACCCCAACTTTGAGAAGTTCCTGACAAAGAGCATGGCTGAGAATAGGCACCTCCAATATGAGAGGTTTGTTGTGGCTTGTGGAGAGGACATGAAACAAGTGGCTGACAGCTCCATGGATGTGGTGGTCTGCACTTTGGTACTATGCTCTGTGAAGAGCCCAAAAAGAGTCCTGCAGGAAGTCCAGAGAGTTCTGAAGCCG GGAGGAGTGCTGTTCTTCTGGGAGCATGTGGCTGAGCCTCGAGGAAGCTGGGCCTTCTTGTGGCAGCAAGTTGTGGAGCCCACATGGAAACACATCGGGGATGGCTGCTCCCTCACCAGGGAGACCTGGAAGGACCTTGAGAAGGCTGGGTTCTCTGAAATACAAATGGAGCGACAGCCCCCTCCCTTTAAGTGGCTGCCTGTTGGTCCCCACATCATGGGAAAGGCagtgaaataa
- the Itga7 gene encoding integrin alpha-7 isoform X6: MGLPPVLRMAECPSACCHEPPCARLGQGLHAPTQQPTPHHYHSCLCTLPLAELSPGTARVELCTQGSVDVEDLDDGPYEAGGEKEQDPHLIPVPANSYFGFSIDSGKGLVRAEELSFVAGAPRANHKGAVVILRKDSASRLVPEVVLPGERLTSGFGYSLAVADLNNDGWPDLIVGAPYFFERQEELGGAVYVYINQVGRWAQVTPLRLCGSPDSMFGISLAVLGDLNQDGFPDIAVGAPFDGDGKVFIYHGSSAGVVAEPSQVLEGEAVGIKSFGYSLSGGLDVDGNHYPDLLVGSLADIAVLFRARPVLHVSHEVFIAPQSIDLEQPNCAGGRSVCVDLRICFSYIAMPSSYSPIVALDYMLDGDTDRRLRGQVPRVTFLSRSPDDAKHQASGTVWLKHQHDRVCGDTMFQLQDNVKDKLRAIVVTLSYRLQTPRLRRQAPGQGLPPVAPILNAYQPSTQRAEIHFLKQGCGEDKICQSNLQLVHARFCARVSDTEFQPLPMDVDGTTALFALSGQPVIGLELMVTNLPSDPAQPQADGDDAHEAQLLVTLPASLHYSGVRALEPAEKPLCLSNENASHVECELGNPMKRGSQITFYLILSTSGITIETTELEVELLLATISEQELHPVTARAHVFIELPLSIAGVATPQQLFFSGEVRGESAMRSERDVGSKVKYEVTVSNQGQSLNTLGSAFLNIMWPHEIANGKWLLYPMRVELEGGQGPGRKGLCSPRPNILHLDVDSRERRRRELEQPEQQEPREQLEPSTSWWPVSSAEKKRNVTLDCARGTANCVVFSCPLYSFDRAAVLHVWGRLWNSTFLEEYTAVKSLEVIVRANITVKSSIKNLLLRDASTVIPVMVYLDPMAVVAEGVPWWVILLAVLAGLLVLALLVLLLWKLGFFKRAKHPEATVPQYHAVKISREDRQQFKEEKTGTILRSNWGSRGWEDPDAHPILTADGHPELGPDGHPAPVTA, from the exons ATGGGGTTACCTCCCGTCCTTCGCATGGCCGAGTGTCCCTCCGCATGCTGCCATGAGCCCCCATGTGCTCGTCTGGGCCAGGGCCTGCATGCTCCAACACAGCAGCCCACACCTCATCACTACCATTCCTGTCTCTGCACGCTGCCACTGGCTGAGCTGTCACCTG GCACAGCTAGGGTGGAGCTCTGTACACAGGGCTCCGTGGACGTGGAGGACCTGGACGACGGGCCCTATGAGGCGGGGGGCGAGAAGGAGCAGGACCCCCACCTCATCCCGGTCCCTGCCAACAGCTACTTTG GTTTCTCAATTGACTCTGGGAAGGGTCTTGTGCGTGCGGAGGAACTGAGCTTTGTGGCAGGGGCGCCCCGTGCCAACCACAAGGGTGCAGTGGTCATTCTACGCAAGGACAGTGCCAGCCGCCTGGTTCCTGAGGTTGTGTTGCCTGGGGAACGTCTGACGTCTGGCTTTGGCTACTCATTGGCTGTGGCTGATCTTAACAATGATGG CTGGCCAGACCTGATCGTGGGTGCTCCCTACTTCTTTGAGCGCCAAGAAGAGCTGGGAGGTGCCGTGTATGTGTACATCAACCAAGTTGGTCGCTGGGCACAGGTCACCCCACTTCGGCTCTGTGGCTCCCCTGATTCCATGTTTGGGATCAGCCTGGCTGTCTTGGGGGATCTTAACCAAGATGGCTTTCCAG ATATTGCTGTGGGAGCTCCCTTTGATGGGGATGGCAAAGTCTTTATCTACCACGGGAGCAGCGCTGGGGTTGTTGCCGAACCTTCACAG GTGCTGGAGGGTGAGGCTGTGGGTATCAAGAGCTTTGGTTACTCCCTGTCTGGTGGCCTGGATGTAGATGGGAACCACTACCCCGATCTGCTGGTGGGCTCTCTGGCCGACATTGCTGTTCTCTTCAG GGCCAGACCAGTCCTGCACGTCTCCCATGAGGTTTTCATTGCTCCACAGTCCATTGACCTGGAACAGCCCAACTGTGCTGGTGGCCGCTCAGTTTG TGTGGACCTACGGATCTGTTTCAGCTACATTGCAATGCCCAGCAGCTACAGCCCTATTGTGG CCTTGGATTACATGTTAGATGGGGACACAGACCGAAGGCTCCGAGGTCAGGTTCCCCGTGTGACCTTCCTGAGCCGTAGCCCAGATGACGCCAAGCACCAGGCCTCAGGCACTGTATGGCTGAAGCACCAGCATGACAGAGTCTGTGGAGATACCATGTTCCAGTTGCAG GACAATGTCAAAGACAAGCTTCGGGCCATTGTGGTGACCTTATCCTACAGACTCCAGACCCCCAGGCTCCGACGGCAGGCTCCTGGCCAGGGGCTACCCCCTGTGGCCCCCATCCTCAATGCCTATCAGCCCAGTACCCAGAGGGCAGAG ATCCACTTCCTGAAGCAAGGTTGTGGTGAAGATAAGATCTGCCAGAGCAATCTACAGCTTGTCCATGCCCGCTTCTGTGCCCGGGTCAGCGACACAGAGTTCCAACCTCTGCCCAT GGATGTGGACGGGACAACAGCCTTGTTTGCACTGAGCGGACAGCCAGTCATCGGCCTGGAACTGATGGTGACCAACCTGCCCTCGGACCCAGCCCAGCCCCAGGCCGACGGGGATGATGCCCACGAAGCCCAGCTCCTGGTCACCCTCCCAGCCTCACTGCACTATTCAGGGGTCCGGGCTCTGGAGCCTGCG GAGAAGCCGCTCTGCCTGTCCAACGAGAATGCCTCTCATGTTGAATGTGAGCTGGGGAACCCTATGAAGAGAGGTTCCCAG ATCACCTTCTACCTCATCCTCAGCACATCTGGGATCACCATTGAGACTACAGAGCTAGAGGTGGAACTTTTGTTGGCCAC GATCAGTGAGCAGGAGCTGCACCCGGTCACTGCTCGAGCCCATGTCTTCATTGAACTGCCACTGTCTATTGCGGG GGTGGCCACACCTCAGCAACTCTTCTTCTCTGGGGAGGTGAGGGGCGAGAGTGCCATGCGATCTGAGCGGGACGTGGGCAGCAAGGTCAAGTATGAGGTTACG GTCTCCAACCAGGGCCAGTCACTCAACACCCTGGGCTCTGCCTTCCTCAACATCATGTGGCCCCATGAAATTGCTAACGGGAAGTGGCTGCTATACCCCATGCGGGTGGAACTGGAAGGCGGACAGGGGCCTGGGCGGAAGGGTCTCTGTTCCCCAAGGCCCAACATCCTCCACCTG GATGTGGACAGCAGGGAGAGGAGGCGGAGGGAGCTGGAGCAGCCTGAGCAGCAGGAGCCTCGTGAGCAGCTGGAGCCCAGCACGTCCTGGTGGCCGGTGTCCTCtgctgagaaaaagagaaacGTCACCCTG GACTGTGCCCGGGGCACGGCTAATTGCGTGGTGTTCAGCTGCCCGCTCTACAGCTTTGACCGCGCTGCTGTGCTGCACGTCTGGGGGCGCCTCTGGAATAGCACCTTTCTGGAG GAGTATACAGCTGTGAAGTCCCTGGAAGTGATTGTCCGAGCCAATATCACAGTGAAGTCCTCAATCAAGAACTTGCTGCTCAGAGATGCTTCCACAGTG ATTCCAGTGATGGTATACTTGGATCCCATGGCTGTGGTGGCAGAAGGAGTCCCCTGGTGGGTCATCCTCCTGGCCGTGCTGGCTGGTCTGCTGGTGCTGGCACTGTTGGTGCTGTTGCTGTGGAAG CTGGGATTCTTCAAGCGGGCAAAGCACCCCGAGGCCACCGTGCCCCAGTACCACGCGGTAAAGATCTCTCGGGAAGACAGACAGCAGTTCAAGGAGGAGAAGACAGGCACCATCCTCAGGAGCAACTGGGGCAGCCGCGGGTGGGAGGATCCCGATGCACACCCCATCCTGACTGCGGATGGACACCCTGAGCTGGGCCCTGATGGTCATCCTGCACCAGTTACTGCCTAA